From the Daucus carota subsp. sativus chromosome 8, DH1 v3.0, whole genome shotgun sequence genome, one window contains:
- the LOC108198782 gene encoding protein BREVIS RADIX — MLTCITCSKQATEDGEEEGAPPRGTPSTKEAVKSLTAQIKDIAVKFSGAYKQCKPCTGSPTFKKGQRGYPEFDTSSEGVPYPSRQPESSSSTPAWDFTRTGNHQASRADSRFARPGGSSSVSTQSAEVPVKNEDEPGEWMAQVEPGVQITFVSLPNGGNDLKRIRFSREMFNKWQAQRWWGENYDRIMELYNVQRFNKQALGTPGSEDARDSSYSRLGLVKESPVTPSLNKDWTPKDHYKASSSRAYFPADSPDQGGNQQYNVSSNVYATGGPKCEASSVEASRTTTSSRDEASVSISNASDVESEWVEQDETGVYITIRQLADGTRELRRVRFSREKFGEVDAKLWWEQNRERIQDQYL, encoded by the exons ATGCTGACATGTATAACGTGTTCAAAGCAAGCAACAGAGGACGGAGAAGAAGAAGGTGCTCCTCCGCGTGGGACACCTAGTACTAAAGAAGCCGTCAAAAGCCTGACTGCCCAG ATCAAGGATATAGCAGTGAAATTTTCTGGTGCTTATAAACAATGCAAGCCTTGCACAGGCTCCCCCACCTTCAAGAAAGGACAGAGAGGCTACCCTGAATTTGATACCAGTTCAGAAGGAGTACCGTACCCTAGCAGGCAACCAGAAAGCTCAAGCTCTACTCCTGCTTGGGATTTTACAAGAACCGGAAACCATCAAGCCAGTAGAGCTGACTCAAGGTTTGCTAGGCCTGGAGGATCATCATCTGTATCGACTCAGTCTGCTGAAGTACCTGTGAAGAATGAAGATGAGCCTGGAGAGTGGATGGCACAGGTGGAGCCTGGTGTCCAAATCACATTTGTGTCTCTTCCTAATGGTGGGAATGATCTTAAACGGATTCGCTTTAG CCGGGAGATGTTTAACAAGTGGCAAGCTCAACGATGGTGGGGTGAAAATTATGATCGAATTATGGAGCTCTACAACGTTCAGAGATTTAATAAGCAAGCACTTGGCACTCCAGGGTCCGAGGATGCG AGAGATTCTTCTTACTCCAGGCTAGGATTAGTTAAGGAAAGCCCTGTGACTCCATCACTTAACAAAGACTGGACTCCAAAAGACCATTATAAAGCTTCTAGTAGTAGAGCTTATTTTCCTGCAGACTCTCCAGATCAAGGTGGCAACCAGCAATACAATGTCAGTTCTAATGTTTATGCTACTGGTGGTCCAAAATGCGAGGCATCCTCTGTGGAAGCATCAAGGACGACCACCTCCTCTAGAGATGAGGCATCCGTTTCTATTAGCAATGCTAGTGATGTAGAATCAGAGTGGGTGGAACAAGATGAGACTGGAGTTTACATAACTATCAGACAACTAGCAGATGGGACTAGAGAGCTTCGACGTGTCAGATTCAG CCGGGAGAAGTTTGGAGAGGTTGATGCAAAACTTTGGTGGGAACAAAACCGGGAGAGAATACAAGATCAATACCTCTAG
- the LOC108199996 gene encoding cyclin-dependent kinase F-4 isoform X1 yields MERYKIIKEVGNGTFGSVWRALHKQTGEVVAIKIMKRKYYSWEECINLREVKSLRKMKHSNIVKLKEVIRENDILYFVFEYMECNLYQLMKDRSKLFSESEVRNWCFQVFQGLEYMQQRGYFHRDLKPENLLVSKQTIKIADFGLAREINSSPPYTEYVSTRWYRAPEVLLQSPAYSSAVDMWAMGAIMAELLTLRPLFPGSSEADEIYKICSVIGSPTEIKWAEGLKLANAINYQFPKHGGVPLSSLIPCGSKDAINLITLLCSWDPCKRPTASEVLRHPFFQSCYYVPPSLRPKPTALRTPPAANRGSLEQKSVKRYSGDNLTTLKSSYALSSVKAHSNLNTGVQRKLEISQQDATKNIKTLKNPAVKQPRQRPSVGDSTPTIHTGKAHGPSATAEKLANMRIGPGKQPVKRTIPPPMRAGGLNGQPDLFLGRSQEVQAGRTYPKKVAG; encoded by the exons ATGGAAAG GTACAAAATAATCAAGGAAGTTGGCAATGGAACCTTTGGAAGTGTCTGGAGAGCTTTGCATAAGCAGACTGGTGAAGTT GTTGCTATAAAGATAATGAAAAGAAAATACTACTCATGGGAAGAATGTATAAATTTGAGAGAAGTCAAG TCTTTGCGCAAAATGAAGCATTCTAATATTGTGAAGCTCAAGGAAGTAATTAGGGAAAATGACATCTTATACTTTGTGTTTGAGTACATG GAATGCAATTTATATCAACTTATGAAAGACAGAAGTAAACTTTTCTCAGAAAGTGAAGTAAGAAATTGGTGttttcaagtatttcaaggTCTTGAATACATGCAACAGCGTGGATATTTTCATCGTGATCTCAAACCAG AAAACTTGCTAGTTTCAAAGCAAACAATAAAAATTGCTGATTTTGGTCTGGCTCGAGAGATCAATTCCTCCCCACCATATACGGAGTATGTGTCAACACGCTG GTATAGGGCACCTGAAGTTCTTCTTCAGTCTCCAGCATATAGTTCTGCAGTTG ATATGTGGGCGATGGGGGCAATCATGGCTGAACTATTAACTCTGCGGCCACTTTTTCCAGGTTCAAG TGAAGCAgatgaaatttacaaaatatgcaGTGTAATAGGTAGCCCTACAGAGATTAAATGGGCTGAAGGGCTTAAACTAGCAAATGCAATCAATTATCAGTTTCCGAAG CATGGAGGTGTTCCTCTCTCTTCATTGATACCATGTGGAAGCAAAGATGCAATTAACCTCATTACA TTGCTTTGTTCGTGGGATCCTTGCAAGAGGCCTACAGCCTCGGAGGTTCTTCGGCATCCTTTCTTCCAG AGTTGCTATTATGTACCTCCATCTCTTCGTCCCAAACCTACTGCTTTAAGAACTCCTCCTG CTGCAAATAGAGGATCTTTGGAGCAGAAAAGTGTGAAGAGGTATTCTGGTGACAACCTGACAACTTTGAAGTCTTCATATGCTCTTTCTTCAGTCAAAGCTCACTCAAATTTAAACACAG GTGTGCAACGGAAGTTGGAAATTAGCCAACAG GATGCAACTAAGAATATAAAAACTTTGAAAAACCCTGCTGTGAAGCAACCAAGACAGAGGCCATCTGTCGGGGATAGTACAC CAACCATTCACACAGGGAAAGCACACGGACCTTCCGCTACTGCTGAGAAGTTGGCAAATATGAGAATTGGACCAGGCAAACAGCCTGTAAAGCGAACCATTCCGCCTCCTATGAGGGCTGGAGGATTGAATGGTCAACCTGACTTGTTTCTTGGACGATCTCAAGAGGTCCAGGCCGGCAGAACCTACCCCAAAAAAGTTGCTGGATGA
- the LOC108199996 gene encoding cyclin-dependent kinase F-4 isoform X2, translating to MERYKIIKEVGNGTFGSVWRALHKQTGEVVAIKIMKRKYYSWEECINLREVKSLRKMKHSNIVKLKEVIRENDILYFVFEYMECNLYQLMKDRSKLFSESEVRNWCFQVFQGLEYMQQRGYFHRDLKPENLLVSKQTIKIADFGLAREINSSPPYTEYVSTRWYRAPEVLLQSPAYSSAVDMWAMGAIMAELLTLRPLFPGSSEADEIYKICSVIGSPTEIKWAEGLKLANAINYQFPKHGGVPLSSLIPCGSKDAINLITLLCSWDPCKRPTASEVLRHPFFQSCYYVPPSLRPKPTALRTPPAANRGSLEQKSVKRYSGDNLTTLKSSYALSSVKAHSNLNTGVQRKLEISQQDATKNIKTLKNPAVKQPRQRPSVGDSTRKAHGPSATAEKLANMRIGPGKQPVKRTIPPPMRAGGLNGQPDLFLGRSQEVQAGRTYPKKVAG from the exons ATGGAAAG GTACAAAATAATCAAGGAAGTTGGCAATGGAACCTTTGGAAGTGTCTGGAGAGCTTTGCATAAGCAGACTGGTGAAGTT GTTGCTATAAAGATAATGAAAAGAAAATACTACTCATGGGAAGAATGTATAAATTTGAGAGAAGTCAAG TCTTTGCGCAAAATGAAGCATTCTAATATTGTGAAGCTCAAGGAAGTAATTAGGGAAAATGACATCTTATACTTTGTGTTTGAGTACATG GAATGCAATTTATATCAACTTATGAAAGACAGAAGTAAACTTTTCTCAGAAAGTGAAGTAAGAAATTGGTGttttcaagtatttcaaggTCTTGAATACATGCAACAGCGTGGATATTTTCATCGTGATCTCAAACCAG AAAACTTGCTAGTTTCAAAGCAAACAATAAAAATTGCTGATTTTGGTCTGGCTCGAGAGATCAATTCCTCCCCACCATATACGGAGTATGTGTCAACACGCTG GTATAGGGCACCTGAAGTTCTTCTTCAGTCTCCAGCATATAGTTCTGCAGTTG ATATGTGGGCGATGGGGGCAATCATGGCTGAACTATTAACTCTGCGGCCACTTTTTCCAGGTTCAAG TGAAGCAgatgaaatttacaaaatatgcaGTGTAATAGGTAGCCCTACAGAGATTAAATGGGCTGAAGGGCTTAAACTAGCAAATGCAATCAATTATCAGTTTCCGAAG CATGGAGGTGTTCCTCTCTCTTCATTGATACCATGTGGAAGCAAAGATGCAATTAACCTCATTACA TTGCTTTGTTCGTGGGATCCTTGCAAGAGGCCTACAGCCTCGGAGGTTCTTCGGCATCCTTTCTTCCAG AGTTGCTATTATGTACCTCCATCTCTTCGTCCCAAACCTACTGCTTTAAGAACTCCTCCTG CTGCAAATAGAGGATCTTTGGAGCAGAAAAGTGTGAAGAGGTATTCTGGTGACAACCTGACAACTTTGAAGTCTTCATATGCTCTTTCTTCAGTCAAAGCTCACTCAAATTTAAACACAG GTGTGCAACGGAAGTTGGAAATTAGCCAACAG GATGCAACTAAGAATATAAAAACTTTGAAAAACCCTGCTGTGAAGCAACCAAGACAGAGGCCATCTGTCGGGGATAGTACAC GGAAAGCACACGGACCTTCCGCTACTGCTGAGAAGTTGGCAAATATGAGAATTGGACCAGGCAAACAGCCTGTAAAGCGAACCATTCCGCCTCCTATGAGGGCTGGAGGATTGAATGGTCAACCTGACTTGTTTCTTGGACGATCTCAAGAGGTCCAGGCCGGCAGAACCTACCCCAAAAAAGTTGCTGGATGA
- the LOC108199996 gene encoding cyclin-dependent kinase F-4 isoform X3, which translates to MERYKIIKEVGNGTFGSVWRALHKQTGEVVAIKIMKRKYYSWEECINLREVKSLRKMKHSNIVKLKEVIRENDILYFVFEYMECNLYQLMKDRSKLFSESEVRNWCFQVFQGLEYMQQRGYFHRDLKPENLLVSKQTIKIADFGLAREINSSPPYTEYVSTRWYRAPEVLLQSPAYSSAVDMWAMGAIMAELLTLRPLFPGSSEADEIYKICSVIGSPTEIKWAEGLKLANAINYQFPKHGGVPLSSLIPCGSKDAINLITLLCSWDPCKRPTASEVLRHPFFQSCYYVPPSLRPKPTALRTPPAANRGSLEQKSVKRYSGDNLTTLKSSYALSSVKAHSNLNTGVQRKLEISQQDATKNIKTLKNPAVKQPRQRPSVGDSTQRLYSPSVNSNHSHRESTRTFRYC; encoded by the exons ATGGAAAG GTACAAAATAATCAAGGAAGTTGGCAATGGAACCTTTGGAAGTGTCTGGAGAGCTTTGCATAAGCAGACTGGTGAAGTT GTTGCTATAAAGATAATGAAAAGAAAATACTACTCATGGGAAGAATGTATAAATTTGAGAGAAGTCAAG TCTTTGCGCAAAATGAAGCATTCTAATATTGTGAAGCTCAAGGAAGTAATTAGGGAAAATGACATCTTATACTTTGTGTTTGAGTACATG GAATGCAATTTATATCAACTTATGAAAGACAGAAGTAAACTTTTCTCAGAAAGTGAAGTAAGAAATTGGTGttttcaagtatttcaaggTCTTGAATACATGCAACAGCGTGGATATTTTCATCGTGATCTCAAACCAG AAAACTTGCTAGTTTCAAAGCAAACAATAAAAATTGCTGATTTTGGTCTGGCTCGAGAGATCAATTCCTCCCCACCATATACGGAGTATGTGTCAACACGCTG GTATAGGGCACCTGAAGTTCTTCTTCAGTCTCCAGCATATAGTTCTGCAGTTG ATATGTGGGCGATGGGGGCAATCATGGCTGAACTATTAACTCTGCGGCCACTTTTTCCAGGTTCAAG TGAAGCAgatgaaatttacaaaatatgcaGTGTAATAGGTAGCCCTACAGAGATTAAATGGGCTGAAGGGCTTAAACTAGCAAATGCAATCAATTATCAGTTTCCGAAG CATGGAGGTGTTCCTCTCTCTTCATTGATACCATGTGGAAGCAAAGATGCAATTAACCTCATTACA TTGCTTTGTTCGTGGGATCCTTGCAAGAGGCCTACAGCCTCGGAGGTTCTTCGGCATCCTTTCTTCCAG AGTTGCTATTATGTACCTCCATCTCTTCGTCCCAAACCTACTGCTTTAAGAACTCCTCCTG CTGCAAATAGAGGATCTTTGGAGCAGAAAAGTGTGAAGAGGTATTCTGGTGACAACCTGACAACTTTGAAGTCTTCATATGCTCTTTCTTCAGTCAAAGCTCACTCAAATTTAAACACAG GTGTGCAACGGAAGTTGGAAATTAGCCAACAG GATGCAACTAAGAATATAAAAACTTTGAAAAACCCTGCTGTGAAGCAACCAAGACAGAGGCCATCTGTCGGGGATAGTACAC AAAGATTGTATTCTCCATCTGTCAACAGCAACCATTCACACAGGGAAAGCACACGGACCTTCCGCTACTGCTGA